In one window of Meiothermus sp. DNA:
- a CDS encoding tetratricopeptide repeat protein, translated as MDTQVKRYFRTHFHLAAPLSPGRFESALARRIGSPARRRPILEAWKAYLGAEGGNLEAVRSFYQVLLSHPKERLEALVYAMHLPFMELYLRVLPQTLPAEGRVLEVGAFTGALVTLLQEARPELEWHALEGVAEAVRLGRARTGEVVQWHEGWFPEQQNLPTMDAVLLLSCLPEGYLGDLPSTLEEEAYLAHFDLLRRLQGLAGLLKPGGLLVYSHGPFLGKNPQAVMGALEQMGFGDVRLIGEGEYALLTAQMPPDLVLPVPAPQVRPTDAASVTVESNPLPDTEEIWALLEQGAYAQVLERIPSSAGGELAYLRGRALWALSRFAEADEALAQAHHPEAETLRVLCWAELEEYPKALPRLEELSSRGGRYKFALGKVYLGLGRLSDALRQFYESGLPEAEVYLKSTLERIEERVLRLFREGDWSESSRRVEFVEDLSPELLTRGLLRVGLQSALQQGLWGRAARYAQRLYVLGESHGALGLALSGLKVRSPEALDGVPLADLKEVEPYLTDAVARAEDATALLALGLLRHREGRYAEAVRYLERAAQASRGEPAGLAYHLLALSKRFLGYPIQEILGDHKRAHAHRAYPVRQLFELAQEAFEAGEPVLAKEFLGRVREAGLQPFGEIEPVLKLVETLEGPWEAFRMLAQSLKQTPEPPLEHLELAYRLSRSFSQSQEAGAVRGQYLAALYNAGQALGAEGLLLAELARNPEALEVLYDLAEHYERTGAYQKATEIWRKALDIAYYWEKDLALSREILRNLLFLNPTNPELQLYLEELKATSRALATLEGTPDTLVGATAESLMREALPRFHGEYLMVVGGHTQLRSRLTPILKNQGLELDWFDSDSHAAGREVLRRIQSRLERAHGLMIISSYVGHDLSEPVRLEAENLGVPVYITPGRARGITGFLRAVAEFAPQIFKRALRG; from the coding sequence ATAGATACCCAAGTAAAACGCTATTTTCGTACCCATTTTCATCTGGCTGCGCCCCTTTCGCCGGGCCGCTTTGAAAGCGCGCTGGCCAGACGCATTGGCAGCCCTGCCCGACGAAGACCCATTCTGGAGGCTTGGAAAGCCTACCTGGGAGCGGAAGGGGGCAACCTCGAGGCGGTGCGAAGTTTTTACCAGGTGCTGCTCAGCCATCCCAAGGAGCGGCTCGAGGCCCTGGTGTATGCGATGCACCTCCCTTTTATGGAGCTTTACCTGCGGGTTTTACCCCAAACCTTACCGGCAGAGGGCCGGGTACTGGAGGTAGGTGCCTTCACCGGGGCCCTGGTGACGCTGCTGCAAGAGGCCCGGCCCGAGCTGGAGTGGCACGCCCTGGAGGGTGTTGCAGAGGCCGTCCGCCTGGGAAGGGCCCGCACCGGCGAGGTGGTGCAGTGGCATGAGGGGTGGTTCCCCGAGCAGCAAAACCTGCCGACCATGGATGCGGTGCTGCTGCTGTCCTGTTTGCCGGAAGGGTACCTGGGAGACTTGCCCTCGACCCTCGAGGAAGAGGCTTACCTGGCGCACTTTGACCTGCTTCGCCGTTTGCAGGGTCTGGCGGGATTGCTAAAGCCGGGGGGGTTGCTGGTCTATAGCCATGGCCCTTTTTTGGGCAAAAACCCCCAGGCGGTGATGGGGGCCCTGGAACAGATGGGCTTCGGTGATGTGCGGCTGATAGGCGAAGGGGAGTACGCTCTTCTAACGGCCCAGATGCCCCCGGATCTGGTTTTACCCGTGCCTGCACCACAAGTTCGGCCCACCGATGCAGCTTCGGTTACGGTCGAATCCAACCCCCTTCCAGACACAGAGGAGATCTGGGCCTTGCTCGAGCAGGGTGCTTATGCCCAGGTGCTGGAGCGCATACCCTCCAGCGCCGGGGGAGAGCTGGCGTATTTGCGCGGCCGGGCCCTCTGGGCTTTATCGCGCTTCGCCGAAGCCGACGAAGCCCTGGCACAAGCGCACCACCCCGAAGCCGAAACGCTGCGGGTGCTTTGCTGGGCCGAACTGGAAGAGTACCCAAAGGCCTTACCCCGCCTGGAGGAGCTTTCCAGCCGGGGAGGACGGTATAAGTTTGCCTTGGGCAAAGTTTACCTGGGCCTGGGGCGTTTGTCGGATGCGCTGCGACAGTTTTACGAGAGCGGCCTCCCCGAGGCCGAGGTCTACCTCAAGTCCACCCTCGAGCGTATCGAGGAGCGGGTGTTGCGCTTGTTTCGCGAAGGCGACTGGAGCGAGTCCAGCCGCCGGGTGGAGTTCGTCGAAGACCTATCGCCCGAACTGCTTACAAGAGGTTTGCTGCGGGTGGGTTTGCAGTCCGCATTGCAACAAGGCCTATGGGGCCGTGCGGCCCGCTACGCCCAGCGCCTTTATGTTCTGGGAGAGTCCCACGGGGCTTTGGGGTTGGCCCTGTCGGGCCTGAAGGTGCGAAGCCCCGAAGCACTGGACGGGGTACCGCTGGCCGACCTCAAGGAGGTAGAGCCCTACCTGACCGATGCGGTCGCCCGTGCCGAGGACGCCACCGCGCTCCTGGCTTTGGGGCTGCTGCGGCACCGGGAGGGGCGGTACGCCGAGGCAGTGCGCTACCTCGAGCGGGCCGCGCAGGCCTCCCGTGGCGAACCGGCTGGGCTGGCCTACCACCTATTGGCCCTCTCCAAGCGGTTCTTGGGCTATCCCATACAGGAGATTTTAGGCGATCACAAGCGGGCCCACGCACACCGGGCCTACCCGGTTCGACAGCTATTTGAGCTGGCTCAGGAAGCCTTTGAAGCTGGTGAGCCCGTGCTGGCCAAAGAGTTTTTGGGCCGGGTGCGAGAAGCGGGACTTCAACCTTTTGGCGAGATTGAGCCGGTGCTGAAACTGGTCGAGACCCTGGAGGGCCCCTGGGAGGCCTTTCGTATGCTGGCCCAGAGCCTGAAACAAACCCCGGAGCCTCCGCTGGAGCACCTCGAGCTGGCCTACCGGCTTTCGCGCAGCTTTTCCCAGAGCCAGGAGGCTGGGGCCGTGCGAGGGCAGTACCTGGCCGCGCTGTATAACGCCGGGCAAGCTTTGGGGGCCGAGGGGCTCTTGCTGGCCGAGCTGGCCCGCAACCCCGAAGCCCTGGAGGTGCTGTACGACCTGGCCGAACACTACGAGCGAACTGGGGCCTACCAGAAGGCCACCGAGATCTGGCGCAAAGCCCTGGATATTGCTTACTACTGGGAAAAAGACCTGGCACTTTCACGCGAAATTCTGCGTAACCTGCTCTTTTTGAACCCCACCAACCCTGAGCTTCAGCTATACCTGGAGGAGCTCAAGGCCACCTCGAGGGCCCTCGCTACCCTGGAGGGCACCCCGGATACCCTGGTCGGCGCGACGGCCGAAAGCCTGATGCGCGAGGCACTGCCCCGCTTCCATGGAGAGTATTTGATGGTGGTTGGGGGCCACACCCAGCTTCGAAGCCGCCTGACCCCTATTCTGAAAAACCAGGGCCTCGAGCTCGACTGGTTTGACTCCGACAGCCACGCCGCCGGGCGGGAGGTATTGCGGCGCATCCAGAGCCGGCTCGAGCGAGCCCACGGCCTTATGATCATCAGCAGCTATGTGGGCCACGACCTCTCCGAGCCGGTGCGCCTGGAGGCCGAGAACCTGGGGGTGCCGGTCTACATCACGCCTGGAAGGGCCAGGGGCATCACCGGATTCTTGCGAGCGGTGGCGGAGTTTGCTCCGCAAATTTTCAAACGGGCCCTGAGGGGCTAG
- a CDS encoding asparaginase yields MDAYTYVYRGGHIENRHKVSLAMVGPLGSLLAYSGNPHLAAHMRSSAKPFQALALYVSGAIERFGITPAEVALTCASHDGMEPHVAMAANYLRKIGLDESYLACGAHLPFDPAARKALQQADQPPSVLHNNCSGKHTGMLATALALGADPKGYEQPEHPVQQLNLQTLRELSGQAHIPYGVDGCSVPTFVLPLASAARMFALLAEPAAAPPQYQEGLQAIFQAMRQHPDLVAGPHSIDTVLMQHLPQLVAKRGADGYYGMALRNTRWGNLGIALKVESGSNEAREPMIIRLLEELGILSPEVELEWRRPVVRNVRKLEVGHLEARLELKWLDG; encoded by the coding sequence ATGGATGCTTATACCTACGTCTACCGCGGGGGCCACATCGAAAACCGGCACAAGGTCTCGCTGGCCATGGTGGGGCCCCTGGGCAGCCTGCTGGCCTACTCTGGCAACCCCCATCTGGCCGCGCATATGCGTTCCTCGGCCAAGCCCTTCCAGGCCCTGGCCCTTTATGTGAGTGGGGCCATCGAGCGTTTTGGCATCACCCCGGCCGAGGTGGCCCTGACCTGCGCCTCCCACGACGGCATGGAGCCGCATGTGGCCATGGCCGCCAACTACCTGCGCAAGATTGGCCTGGACGAAAGCTACCTGGCCTGTGGTGCCCACCTGCCCTTCGACCCCGCAGCCAGGAAGGCCCTGCAGCAGGCAGACCAGCCCCCAAGCGTGCTGCACAACAACTGCTCGGGTAAACATACCGGCATGCTGGCGACAGCCCTGGCGCTGGGGGCCGACCCCAAAGGCTACGAGCAGCCCGAACACCCGGTGCAGCAGCTCAATCTGCAAACCCTGCGGGAACTTTCGGGTCAAGCGCACATCCCTTACGGGGTGGATGGATGCAGCGTGCCCACCTTCGTGCTGCCCCTGGCCTCTGCTGCCCGCATGTTTGCCCTGCTGGCAGAGCCAGCGGCTGCCCCACCCCAGTACCAGGAAGGTTTGCAGGCCATTTTTCAGGCCATGCGACAGCACCCCGACCTGGTCGCAGGCCCCCACAGCATCGACACCGTGCTGATGCAACACCTGCCCCAACTGGTTGCCAAGCGCGGCGCCGACGGCTACTACGGCATGGCCCTGCGAAACACCCGCTGGGGCAACCTTGGGATTGCGCTCAAGGTGGAGAGCGGCTCCAACGAGGCCCGGGAACCCATGATCATCCGGCTGCTGGAAGAACTCGGCATTCTCTCGCCCGAGGTAGAGCTGGAATGGCGTCGGCCCGTGGTACGGAATGTGCGGAAGCTCGAGGTCGGGCATCTGGAGGCACGGCTCGAGTTGAAGTGGCTCGACGGCTAG
- the pyrF gene encoding orotidine-5'-phosphate decarboxylase gives MEFVEEVEGRPPLVLGVDPRPSLHGPEPLTHIRRYTLELMEALASRLGAVKFQTAFFEALGPQGFALMHELMAGARVLSLPVIIDAKRGDIGSTAEAYAKAYLEAYPGSALTVNPYLGSDALEPFFQAAQSSGGAVFVLVKTSNPGSGLFQDLPLAKGGTLYQAVADYLAQQAEQQRVGPWSRVAAVVGATYPGQIGDIRGRLPHSLLLLPGLGAQGGEALRGAGLLNSASRALFYPGGQPSLEEAVRQAEGFLQALL, from the coding sequence ATGGAGTTTGTGGAAGAGGTCGAAGGGCGCCCCCCCCTGGTGCTGGGGGTTGACCCCCGGCCCAGTCTGCACGGGCCGGAGCCCCTGACCCACATCCGCCGCTACACCCTGGAGCTGATGGAGGCCCTGGCTTCGCGGCTAGGTGCAGTCAAGTTTCAAACGGCTTTTTTCGAGGCCCTGGGGCCTCAGGGGTTTGCCCTGATGCACGAACTGATGGCGGGGGCCCGGGTGCTCTCCTTGCCGGTGATTATAGATGCCAAGCGCGGCGACATCGGCTCCACCGCCGAAGCCTACGCCAAGGCCTACCTCGAGGCCTACCCCGGCTCGGCCCTAACGGTGAACCCTTATCTGGGGAGCGATGCCCTGGAACCCTTTTTCCAAGCCGCTCAATCATCGGGGGGCGCGGTCTTTGTACTGGTCAAGACCTCCAATCCGGGCTCCGGGCTTTTCCAGGATTTACCCCTAGCCAAGGGGGGAACCCTCTACCAGGCCGTAGCGGACTATCTGGCCCAACAGGCCGAACAGCAGCGGGTGGGCCCGTGGTCGCGCGTGGCGGCTGTGGTGGGGGCAACCTATCCTGGTCAAATTGGCGACATTCGAGGCCGTTTGCCGCACTCCTTGCTGCTCTTGCCAGGTTTAGGGGCCCAGGGAGGCGAGGCCCTCCGTGGAGCGGGGTTGCTGAACTCGGCCAGCCGGGCGCTCTTTTACCCTGGTGGACAGCCCAGCCTGGAGGAGGCGGTTCGTCAGGCCGAGGGATTTTTGCAAGCCCTGCTTTGA